From Cucumis melo cultivar AY chromosome 1, USDA_Cmelo_AY_1.0, whole genome shotgun sequence, a single genomic window includes:
- the LOC107991336 gene encoding scopoletin glucosyltransferase-like, which translates to MSSNDSELHIFLFPYLARGHMIPMVDMAKLLSSRGIKITIVTTPINSISISNSIKISKSFSASKIHLLILKFPSAEVGLPDGCENLDFVISPAMIPKFISALNLLQTPFEEAVMEHHPHCIIADMFFPWANDVAAKLGIPRLNFHGSCFFSFCASEFVRIHQPYNHVSSETEPFLIPCLPRDITFTKMKLPEFMRENVKNYLSEFIEKAIESESKCYGVVMNSFYELEAEYADCYRNVFGRKAWHIGPLSLCNKETEEKAWRGNESSINEQECLKWLDSKKSNSVVYVCFGSIANFNFEQLKEIASGLEACGKNFIWVVRKVKGEEEKGEDHEEWLPKGFEQRGEEKGMIIRGWAPQVLILEHPAVGGFVTHCGWNSTLEGVAAGVPMVTWPVSGEQFYNEKLVTEVLRIGVGVGVQKWVRLVGDFVRREAVEKAINRVMEGEEAEEMRKRAKEFAQMARKAIAENGSSYSDLDALIKELKSLA; encoded by the coding sequence ATGAGTAGCAATGACAGTGAGCTTCACATTTTCTTGTTCCCTTACTTGGCTCGAGGCCACATGATCCCCATGGTCGACATGGCCAAATTGTTGTCTTCTCGTGGTATCAAGATCACCATCGTCACCACCCCTATCAATTCTATCTCCATCTCTAACTCAATCAAAATCTCCAAATCCTTCTCTGCTTCCAAAATTCATCTTCTCATCCTCAAATTCCCTTCTGCTGAAGTTGGCTTACCAGATGGGTGTGAAAATCTTGACTTCGTTATTAGTCCTGCCATGATCCCCAAATTCATCTCTGCTTTGAATTTGCTTCAAACCCCATTTGAGGAAGCTGTTATGGAACACCACCCCCATTGTATTATAGCTGATATGTTCTTCCCTTGGGCTAATGATGTTGCTGCTAAACTTGGAATCCCAAGGCTCAATTTCCATGGCTCTTGCTTTTTCTCCTTCTGTGCTTCAGAGTTCGTCAGGATTCACCAACCTTACAACCATGTTTCGTCGGAAACAGAGCCTTTTCTCATTCCCTGTCTACCCAGAGACATTACTTTCACGAAAATGAAACTTCCTGAATTCATGCGGGAGAAtgtaaaaaattatttaagtGAATTTATAGAGAAGGCAATAGAGTCAGAGTCAAAGTGTTATGGGGTTGTTATGAATAGTTTCTACGAGTTGGAGGCAGAGTATGCAGATTGCTATAGAAATGTCTTTGGAAGAAAGGCTTGGCATATTGGCCCACTTTCTTTATGCAATAAGGAAACCGAAGAAAAAGCTTGGAGAGGAAATGAATCCAGCATTAACGAACAAGAGTGCTTAAAATGGCTTGATTCGAAGAAATCCAATTCAGTTGTGTATGTGTGTTTCGGAAGTATAGCGAACTTCAATTTTGAACAGTTGAAGGAGATTGCAAGTGGGCTTGAAGCTTGTGGAAAAAATTTCATATGGGTTGTGAGAAAAgtgaaaggagaagaagaaaaaggagaggATCATGAGGAATGGTTACCAAAAGGGTTCGAACAGAGGGGGGAAGAAAAGGGGATGATTATAAGAGGATGGGCACCGCAGGTTTTGATACTGGAACATCCGGCAGTGGGTGGATTTGTGACACACTGTGGGTGGAATTCCACACTAGAAGGAGTGGCTGCCGGAGTTCCTATGGTGACGTGGCCAGTATCGGGGGAGCAATTTTACAATGAGAAGCTTGTGACGGAGGTGTTGAGAATTGGAGTTGGTGTTGGAGTTCAGAAATGGGTGAGACTTGTAGGGGATTTCGTGAGAAGGGAAGCTGTGGAGAAGGCAATAAATAGAGTTATGGAGGGAGAAGAAGCAGAGGAGATGAGAAAGAGAGCTAAAGAATTTGCACAAATGGCAAGGAAAGCTATTGCAGAAAATGGATCATCCTACTCTGATTTGGATGCTTTAATTAAAGAATTGAAATCCTTGGCATAA
- the LOC103495670 gene encoding CBS domain-containing protein CBSX2, chloroplastic encodes MASISTPYVPSFFSNSRLPTTQFRHAGTFDSSPSSLFRSPVLALAFSGHRVASSIPFRNNGSYTVGDFMTKKGNLLVLKPSTSIEEALEVLVEKSVSGFPVVDDDWKLVGVVSDYDLLALDSISGVGGGDIINIFPDVNCSWESFKLIQKLLSKKNGEIVGDLMTPAPLVVSETMNFENAARLLLETKFHRLPVVDCEGKLVGIITREDIVRVGLEMKRTHSKELI; translated from the exons atgGCCTCAATCTCTACGCCCTACGTTCcctcttttttttctaattcacGATTGCCGACGACGCAATTCCGGCATGCCGGGACGTTTGATTCATCTCCCTCGAGTCTGTTTCGGTCTCCGGTTCTCGCGTTAGCATTTTCCGGTCACCGTGTGGCCAGTTCTATTCCG TTCAGGAATAATGGATCGTATACGGTTGGAGATTTCATGACGAAGAAAGGGAATTTGCTGGTTCTTAAGCCTTCCACGAGTATCGAGGAAG CCTTGGAAGTTCTGGTGGAGAAGAGTGTATCTGGATTTCCTGTAGTTGATGACGACTGGAAACTG GTTGGCGTTGTCTCAGATTATGATTTGTTAGCATTGGACTCAATTTCAG GTGTGGGTGGTGGTGACattattaatatatttccaGATGTTAACTGTAGCTGGGAA AGCTTCAAGTTGATACAGAAATTGTTGAGCAAAAAGAATGGAGAAATTGTAGGAGATTTAATGACACCTGCTCCATTGGTTGTTAGTGAAACCATGAACTTCGAAAATGCTGCAAG GCTATTGCTTGAAACAAAGTTCCATCGTTTACCGGTGGTAGATTGTGAAGGGAAGTTA GTGGGAATCATTACAAGAGAAGATATAGTTAGAGTTGGCTTAGAGATGAAACGTACTCATTCAAAAGAGTTAATATGA
- the LOC103495250 gene encoding scopoletin glucosyltransferase-like, producing the protein METQLHMFLFPVMAPGHIIPIVDMAKLLSSRGVKITIVTTPINSISISNSIHNNSKSISPSKIHLLILKFPSAEVGLPDGCENLDFVTNTAMIPKFISAFDLFQTPFEEAVREHRPHCIVVDMFFPWANDVAAKFGIPRLNFHGTGFFSTCASEFIRIHEPYKHVSSETEPFFIPCLPGEITFTKMKLPEFMWENYKNDLSEFMKRAHEANSKCYGLVMNSFYELEAEYAECYRNVLGRKAWHIGPLSLYNKGIEEKAQRGNKSAIDEHECLKWLDSQKPNSVVYVSFGSMAKFNADQLKEIAIGLEASEKFFIWVVRKVKGDEEKGEDKDWLPEGYEERMEGKGMIIRGWAPQVLILDHPGVGGFVTHCGWNSTLEGVAAGVPMVTWPVAAEQFYNEKLLTEVLKIGVGVGVQKWVRTVGDFIKSEAVEKAIRRVMEGKEAEEMRNKAKELAEMAKKAITENGSSYSDLEALIKELKSFAF; encoded by the coding sequence ATGGAGACTCAACTCCACATGTTCTTATTCCCTGTCATGGCTCCTGGCCACATCATTCCCATAGTCGACATGGCCAAATTGCTTTCTTCTCGAGGTGTCAAGATCACCATCGTCACAACCCCTATCAATTCCATTTCCATTTCTAATTCAATCCACAACAATTCCAAATCCATTTCTCCTTCCAAAATTCATCTTCTCATCCTTAAATTCCCTTCTGCTGAAGTTGGCTTACCAGATGGCTGTGAAAATCTCGACTTCGTCACCAACACTGCCATGATCCCCAAATTCATCTCTGCTTTTGATTTGTTCCAAACCCCATTTGAGGAAGCCGTTAGGGAACATCGCCCCCATTGTATTGTAGTCGATATGTTCTTCCCTTGGGCCAACGATGTTGCTGCCAAATTTGGGATCCCCAGACTCAATTTCCATGGCACTGGCTTTTTTTCCACCTGTGCTTCGGAGTTCATAAGGATTCACGAGCCTTACAAACATGTTTCGTCGGAAACCGAGCCTTTTTTCATTCCTTGTCTACCCGGAGAGATTACTTTCACGAAGATGAAACTTCCTGAGTTCATGTGGGAGAATTACAAAAATGATTTAAGCGAATTTATGAAGAGGGCTCACGAAGCAAACTCTAAGTGTTATGGGCTTGTTATGAATAGTTTCTACGAGTTGGAGGCAGAGTATGCAGAATGCTATAGAAATGTTTTGGGAAGAAAGGCGTGGCATATTGGCCCACTTTCTTTATATAACAAGGGCATTGAAGAAAAAGCTCAAAGAGGAAACAAATCCGCCATTGATGAACACGAGTGTTTGAAATGGCTTGACTCCCAAAAACCCAATTCAGTAGTGTATGTGTCCTTTGGAAGTATGGCGAAATTCAACGCTGATCAATTGAAGGAGATTGCAATTGGGCTTGAAGCTTCAGAAAAATTTTTTATATGGGTTGTGAGAAAAGTGAAAGGGGATGAAGAAAAAGGAGAGGATAAGGATTGGCTACCAGAAGGGTATGAAGAAAGGATGGAAGGAAAAGGGATGATTATAAGAGGATGGGCACCGCAAGTTTTGATATTGGATCATCCAGGGGTAGGTGGATTTGTGACACACTGTGGCTGGAATTCCACTTTGGAAGGAGTAGCTGCCGGAGTTCCGATGGTGACGTGGCCCGTGGCAGCAGAGCAATTTTACAACGAGAAACTATTGACAGAGGTgttgaaaattggagttggtgTTGGGGTACAGAAATGGGTGAGAACTGTGGGGGATTTCATCAAAAGTGAAGCTGTGGAGAAGGCAATAAGGAGAGTTATGGAAGGAAAAGAAGCAGAGGAGATGAGAAACAAAGCTAAAGAATTGGCTGAGATGGCGAAGAAAGCTATCACAGAAAATGGATCGTCTTACTCTGATTTGGAAGCTTTGATTAAGGAATTGAAATCCTTTGCATTTTGA
- the LOC103495248 gene encoding polyadenylate-binding protein 2 → MAQVPPQPQVPNSGADPAANGGANQHVTTSLYVGDLDVNVTDSQLYDLFNQVGQVVSVRVCRDLTSRRSLGYGYVNYSNPVDASRALDVLNFTPLNGNPIRVMYSHRDPSVRKSGSGNIFIKNLDKAIDHKALHDTFSAFGSILSCKVATDSSGQSKGFGFVQFDTEEAALKAIEKLNGMLLNDKQVFVGPFLRKQERESVSEKTKFNNVFVKNLAETTSEEDLKNMFGEFGPITSVVVMRDGEGKSKCFGFVNFENADDAARSVEALNGKKVDGKEWYVGKAQKKSEREVELKNRFEQSVKEAADKYQGANLYVKNLDDSIDDDKLKELFTGFGTITSCKVMRDPNGISRGSGFVAFSSPEEAARALAEMNGRMIVSKPLYVALAQRKEDRRARLQAQFSQMQPMAMASSVAPRGMPMYPPGGPGIGQQIFYGQAPPTIISSQPGFGYQQQLMPGMRPGGGPMPNFFVPMVQQGQQGQRSGGRRAGAIQQTQQPVPLMQQQMLPRGRVYRYPPGRGLPDLPMPGVAGGMFSVPYEMGGMPPRDAVHPQPVPVGALASALANATPDQQRTMLGENLYPLVEQLEPDNAAKVTGMLLEMDQTEVLHLLESPEALKAKVAEAMEVLRSVAQQTGNAADQLASLSLTDNLDS, encoded by the exons ATGGCTCAGGTTCCACCTCAACCTCAAGTTCCTAACTCCGGCGCCGATCCGGCTGCCAATGGAGGCGCAAATCAGCATGTCACCACCTCCCTGTATGTTGGGGATCTTGACGTTAACGTCACCGATTCCCAGCTTTATGATCTTTTTAATCAGGTGGGGCAGGTGGTTTCTGTTAGGGTTTGCAGGGATTTAACCAGTCGTCGATCGCTTGGTTATGGCTATGTCAATTACAGCAACCCAGTGGATG CTTCAAGGGCATTAGATGTGCTAAACTTCACCCCTTTGAATGGAAATCCTATTAGAGTCATGTATTCTCATCGTGACCCTAGCGTGCGGAAAAGTGGGTCTGGAAACATTTTTATCAAG AACTTGGACAAGGCAATTGATCACAAAGCCTTGCATGATACTTTTTCTGCATTTGGAAGTATTCTATCTTGCAAGGTTGCTACAGATTCATCAGGCCAGTCTAAGGGCTTTGGTTTTGTGCAATTTGACACCGAGGAAGCTGCCTTAAAAGCTATAGAAAAGTTGAATGGTATGCTGCTAAATGACAAGCAGGTGTTTGTGGGACCTTTCCTTCGCAAGCAAGAAAGAGAAAGTGTCAGCgagaaaacaaaattcaataacGTTTTTGTCAAAAATCTAGCAGAAACTACCTCTGAAGAAGATTTGAAAAATATGTTTGGGGAGTTCGGACCAATCACCAGTGTTGTGGTGATGAGGGATGGAGAAGGAAAATCAAAATGCTTTGGCTTTGTAAATTTTGAGAATGCGGATGATGCCGCCAGATCTGTTGAAGCACTTAATGGAAAGAAGGTTGATGGGAAAGAGTGGTACGTTGGAAAAGCCCAGAAGAAATCTGAAAGAGAAGTTGAACTGAAAAATCGATTTGAACAGAGTGTAAAAGAAGCCGCTGACAAGTATCAAGGGGCAAACTTATATGTTAAGAATTTAGATGATAGCATCGATGATGACAAACTAAAGGAGTTATTCACTGGTTTTGGAACCATTACCTCATGCAAG GTTATGCGTGACCCCAATGGAATCAGTAGAGGATCTGGCTTTGTTGCATTCTCTTCTCCTGAAGAGGCTGCAAGAGCT CTTGCTGAGATGAATGGAAGAATGATTGTGAGCAAACCTCTTTATGTTGCACTTGCACAGAGGAAGGAAGATAGAAGAGCTAGGTTGCAA GCACAGTTTTCCCAAATGCAGCCAATGGCGATGGCATCTTCAGTTGCTCCTCGTGGCATGCCAATGTATCCTCCAGGTGGTCCAGGTATCGGACAACAAATATTCTATGGACAAGCTCCACCTACTATTATTTCCTCACAG CCTGGCTTTGGTTATCAACAGCAACTCATGCCTGGAATGAGGCCTGGTGGAGGTCCCATGCCAAATTTCTTTGTGCCGATGGTTCAGCAGGGCCAGCAAGGGCAAAGATCAGGTGGCAGACGTGCTGGTGCCATTCAGCAAACCCAGCAGCCTGTTCCTTTGATGCAGCAGCAG ATGCTACCTAGAGGACGCGTCTACCGTTATCCTCCTGGACGTGGACTGCCTGATCTTCCCATGCCTGGTGTTGCTGGAGGAATGTTCTCTGTTCCATATGAGATGGGTGGAATGCCACCACGTGATGCTGTTCACCCTCAACCAGTTCCTGTGGGTGCTTTGGCTTCTGCTCTTGCAAATGCAACTCCAGACCAGCAGAGAACG ATGCTGGGGGAGAACCTTTATCCACTTGTTGAACAGCTAGAACCTGATAATGCGGCCAAGGTAACAGGAATGCTATTGGAAATGGACCAAACTGAGGTTCTACATTTGCTTGAGTCGCCCGAAGCTCTGAAAGCGAAGGTGGCAGAAGCAATGGAGGTTTTAAGAAGTGTCGCTCAGCAGACCGGCAATGCAGCTGATCAATTGGCTTCACTATCCTTGACTGACAATCTTGATTCTTAA
- the LOC103495247 gene encoding wax ester synthase/diacylglycerol acyltransferase 5-like yields the protein MNSDEPLTPAGRLFLRPEINQIIHCLVGVQNSIDVDSVKSQIADSIMIQHPRFSSLLVRDRNGVEYWRRTSIEVDRHVIVVSDRVSDDVGVNDEKAANEYLADLAISSSMDYSKPLWEIHLLLAHNCAVFRIHHALGDGISLMSLFLTCCRRADDPDALPTIVSDLKAVRSTRNRGRRSLGEMMLEFLLAVWFSLLFVLEFIGRALWVCDRKTPISGGEGVELWPRKVATAKFALEDMKAVKKGVPNATINDVLFSVIGAGLSRYLEHRQPKGLKEGLQLTGVAMVNLREQPGLQDLADMMKGNRGSRWGNKLGILLLPVNYYKKTLDPLQYVERTKKMLDRKKRTFEAHFSYGIGKLVMSFLGPKVACILNFRIVCNTSFTISNVIGPREEITIGGNLITYIRVTSTSLSHALTMHMMSYAGRAEMQVLVAKDIIPDPEFLAECFENALLEMKTAVATLTTK from the exons ATGAATTCCGACGAGCCACTCACTCCCGCTGGCCGCCTCTTCCTCCGTCCTGAAATCAACCAGATTATCCACTGCCTCGTTGGAGTACAGAACTCCATCGATGTCGATTCCGTCAAATCTCAAATCGCTGATTCCATCATGATTCAGCACCCTAGGTTTTCGAGTCTCCTCGTTCGTGACCGTAACGGCGTTGAGTATTGGCGGAGGACTTCAATAGAAGTCGACCGTCACGTCATCGTCGTTTCCGATCGTGTATCGGATGACGTAGGAGTAAACGATGAGAAGGCTGCGAATGAATATTTAGCTGATTTAGCGATTTCTTCGTCCATGGATTACAGTAAACCTCTTTGGGAGATTCATTTGCTTTTGGCGCATAACTGTGCCGTCTTCCGAATCCATCACGCGCTCGGTGATGGAATCTCGTTGATGTCGTTGTTCTTGACGTGTTGCCGTCGGGCTGATGATCCGGATGCCTTGCCTACCATCGTTTCGGACTTGAAGGCGGTGAGGAGTACTAGAAACAGAGGGCGGAGGAGTTTGGGGGAGATGATGTTGGAGTTTCTGTTAGCGGTGTGGTTTAGTTTGTTGTTTGTGTTGGAGTTTATAGGTAGAGCTTTGTGGGTTTGTGACCGGAAAACGCCGATATCCGGTGGGGAAGGGGTGGAACTTTGGCCGAGGAAAGTGGCGACGGCTAAGTTCGCGTTGGAGGATATGAAAGCGGTCAAGAAAGGCGTTCCTAACGCG ACGATAAACGACGTTCTATTCAGCGTAATAGGGGCAGGGTTATCGAGATACTTGGAGCATAGGCAACCCAAGG gtttGAAAGAAGGACTTCAGTTAACTGGAGTAGCTATGGTTAATCTTAGAGAGCAACCGGGATTGCAG GATTTAGCTGATATGATGAAAGGAAACAGGGGATCTCGATGGGGTAACAAGTTAGGAATTCTTCTCCTTCCTGTGAACTATTACAAGAAAACACTTGATCCTCTTCAATACGTCGAAAGAACAAAAAAGATGCTTGATCGGAAAAAACGGACATTCGAAGCTCATTTTTCGTATGGAATTGGCAAGCTGGTAATGTCCTTTTTGGGACCAAAG GTAGCTTGCATCCTTAATTTTAGGATTGTTTGCAATACAAGTTTCACCATCTCCAATGTGATTGGCCCTAGAGAAGAGATCACCATTGGAGGCAATCTCATTACTTACATCAGAGTCACTTCAACAAGCTTATCCCAT GCATTAACAATGCATATGATGAGCTATGCTGGAAGAGCTGAAATGCAAGTTTTGGTGGCCAAGGACATCATTCCTGATCCTGAATTTCTTGCTGAATGCTTTGAGAATGCCTTGCTTGAAATGAAAACAGCAGTAGCAACATTAACCACAAAATAG
- the LOC103495249 gene encoding probable E3 ubiquitin ligase SUD1 isoform X2 has product MEIAPAAAPSIDRDAASVDAVQPSSSSTDSVPGNEANLSTSFPGPKYDDDEEEEDVCRICRNPRDADNPLSYPCACSGSIKFVHQDCLLQWLNHSNARQCEVCKHAFSFSPVYAENAPSRLPFQEFIFGIAMKACHVLQFFLRLSFVLSVWLLIIPFITFWIWRLAFVRSFGEAQRLFLSHLSATVVLTDCLHGFLLSASIVFIFLGATSLRDYFRHLRELGGQDGEREDDADRNGARAVRRPPGQANRNFAGDANGEDAGGAPVLAGAGQMIRRNAENVAARWEMQAARLEAHVEQMFDVDDADGAEDVPFDELVGMQGPVFHLVENAFTVLASNMIFLGVVIFVPFTLGRIILHYASWLFSSASGPVFSTMMPLTESALSLANITLKNALTAVANLSSDGKESGLLDQVAEMLKVNSSTLNDVSNNITAPLSVDLLKGAATGGSRLSDVTTLAVGYIFIFSLVFFYLGTIALIRYTRGEPLTMGRLYGIASVAEAIPSLLRQFMAAMRHLMTMVKVAFLLVIELGVFPLMCGWWLDICTVRMFGKSMAQRVQFFSISPLASSLVHWAVGIVYMLQISIFVNLLRGVLRSGVLYFLRDPADPNYNPFRDLIDDPMHKHARRVLLSIAVYGSLIVMLVFLPVKLAMRMVPSIFPLDISVSDPFTEIPADMLLFQICIPFAIEHFKLRTTIKSLLHCWFTVVGWALGLTDYLLPRTEENVGQENGNGEPGLQEELQVVHLGGQDQALVAHAAANDPNQVPASGNLSNEEYDSEEQTDSERYSFALRIVLLLVVAWMTLLVFNSALIVVPTSLGRALFNAIPLLPITHGIKCNDMYAFVIGSYVIWTAIAGARYSIEYVRARRVTVLLGQIWKWFAIVVKSSALLSIWIFLIPVLIGLLFELLVIVPMRVPVDESPVFLLYQDWALGLIFLKIWTRLVMLDHMIPLVDDSWRVKFERVREDGFSRLQGLWVLREIVVPIIMKLLTALCVPYVLARGVFPVFGYPLIVNSAVYRFAWIGCLCVSMLYFCAKRFHVWFTNLHNSIRDDRYLIGRRLHNFGEDSEEKQIDVGTPLETQNAHLLGTGHAAVAGEGLRLRRVVGN; this is encoded by the exons ATGGAGATTGCACCGGCGGCTGCGCCTTCGATCGACAGAGATGCTGCCTCTGTGGATGCAGTTCAACCATCGTCTTCATCGACGGATTCTGTACCAGGGAACGAGGCGAACTTGTCCACGTCTTTTCCTGGACCTAAGTATGATGACGATGAAGAGGAAGAGGACGTCTGCCGGATCTGTAGGAACCCTAGAGATGCGGATAACCCGCTAAGTTATCCCTGCGCTTGCAGTGGCAGCATCAAGTTTGTTCACCAGGACTGTCTCCTTCAATGGCTTAATCACAGCAACGCCCGTCAGTGCGAG GTTTGCAAACATGCATTTTCCTTCTCCCCTGTTTACGCCGAGAATGCTCCATCAAGGCTACCTTTTCAGGAATTTATTTTTGGAATAGCAATGAAAGCTTGccatgtcctgcagttctttttACGACTAAGTTTTGTGCTCTCTGTTTGGCTACTCATCATACCTTTCATTACTTTTTGGATATGGCGGTTGGCTTTTGTGAGAAGTTTTGGGGAAGCTCAGAGATTATTCTTGAGTCACTTGTCTGCTACTGTTGTTCTTACTGATTGTCTTCATGGCTTCCTACTCTCTGCTAGCATTGTATTTATATTTCTTGGAGCTACCTCCTTGAGAGATTACTTCAGGCATTTGCGGGAACTTGGAGGTCAGGATGGCGAGCGAGAAGATGATGCAGATAGAAACGGAGCTCGTGCTGTAAGAAGACCTCCAGGACAAGCTAACAGAAATTTTGCTGGTGACGCTAATGGTGAAGATGCGGGTGGTGCCCCAGTACTTGCTGGAGCAGGTCAAATGATTAGGAGGAATGCAGAAAATGTTGCTGCTCGGTGGGAGATGCAGGCTGCTCGTCTTGAAGCTCACGTGGAACAGATGTTTGATGTGGATGATGCTGATGGTGCAGAAGATGTTCCCTTTGATGAGCTTGTTGGCATGCAGGGTCCTGTGTTTCACTTAGTTGAGAATGCATTCACA GTCTTAGCCAGCAATATGATATTTCTTGGTGTCGTTATCTTCGTGCCCTTTACACTAGGTCGGATCATACTTCATTACGCATCGTGGCTTTTCTCTTCAGCCAGTGGTCCTGTTTTCTCAACTATGATGCCACTTACTGAGTCAGCTCTCTCCTTAGCAAATATTACATTGAAAAATGCATTGACAGCTGTTGCAAATTTGTCATCAGATGGTAAAGAAAGTGGTCTACTGGATCAGGTTGCAGAAATGTTGAAAGTCAACTCCAGTACATTAAACGATGTCTCAAACAACATAACTGCTCCACTTTCGGTAGATCTTTTGAAAGGGGCTGCCACTGGAGGTTCAAGGCTTTCTGATGTTACAACTCTCGCTGTAGGCTacatatttatattttctttagTTTTCTTCTATCTTGGTACTATTGCATTGATTCGTTACACGAGAGGAGAACCTTTGACTATGGGGAGGCTGTACGGCATTGCATCCGTAGCTGAGGCTATCCCTTCTCTCCTTAGGCAGTTCATGGCAGCAATGAGGCATTTGATGACCATGGTTAAGGTTGCTTTTCTCTTGGTCATAGAACTTGGGGTATTCCCCTTGATGTGTGGCTGGTGGCTTGACATTTGTACTGTAAGGATGTTTGGGAAGTCAATGGCTCAACGTGTTCAGTTCTTCTCAATTTCTCCTCTTGCAAGCTCATTGGTTCACTGGGCTGTTGGCATTGTATATATGCTACAAATAAGCATATTTGTCAATCTACTTCGAGGG GTTTTGCGCAGTGGAGTTCTGTACTTTCTTCGTGATCCGGCTGACCCAAATTATAACCCTTTCCGAGATTTAATCGACGATCCTATGCACAAGCATGCTCGCAGGGTTCTTCTATCTATTGCAGTTTATGGAAGTTTAATTGTAATGCTGGTGTTCTTACCTGTGAAGCTTGCTATGAGGATGGTGCCCTCCATTTTTCCTCTTGATATATC GGTATCGGATCCCTTCACAGAGATTCCGGCTGACATGCTTCTGTTTCAAATCTGCATCCCTTTTGCAATTGAGCATTTTAAATTGAGAACAACAATCAAATCGCTTCTTCACTGCTGGTTTACTGTAGTCGGTTGGGCCCTTGGGCTAACAGATTATTTACTTCCCAGAACTGAAGAAAATGTTGGTCAAGAAAATGGGAATGGAGAGCCTGGGTTGCAAGAAGAACTGCAGGTGGTACATCTAGGTGGACAGGATCAGGCTTTGGTGGCTCATGCTGCAGCTAACGACCCAAACCAAGTTCCTGCGTCTGGAAACTTGAGTAATGAGGAGTATGATAGCGAAGAGCAGACTGATTCAGA GAGGTATAGCTTTGCTCTCCGCATTGTCCTTTTGTTGGTTGTGGCATGGATGACTCTTCTTGTCTTCAACTCAGCATTGATAGTGGTACCAACTTCACTTGGACGGGCACTTTTCAATGCCATTCCACTTCTTCCCATCACACATGGCATCAAGTGCAATG ACATGTATGCATTTGTCATCGGGAGCTACGTTATTTGGACAGCAATAGCTGGTGCCAGATATTCCATTGAATATGTCAGAGCAAGGAGGGTGACAGTTTTGCTGGGCCAGATTTGGAAATGGTTTGCCATTGTCGTCAAGAGTTCTGCACTTCTATCAATTTGG ATCTTTCTCATTCCGGTGTTGATTGGCTTATTATTTGAGCTTCTAGTCATTGTGCCTATGCGAGTCCCAGTGGATGAAAGCCCAGTTTTCCTCTTGTATCAGGACTGGGCATTGGgcttaatttttcttaaaatctgGACTAGATTG GTAATGTTAGATCATATGATACCACTGGTAGATGATAGTTGGAGAGTAAAGTTCGAAAGAGTTAGAGAAGATGGCTTTTCCAGGCTGCAAGGACTCTGGGTTTTGCGGGAAATAGTCGTGCCAATTATAATGAAGCTGCTGACAGCACTATGCGTACCGTACGTACTAGCTAGGGGAGTATTTCCCGTATTTGGGTACCCACTGATCGTTAACTCAGCTGTTTATCGATTTGCTTGGATTGGATGCCTTTGTGTTAGCATGTTGTATTTCTGTGCCAAGAGATTTCATGTTTGGTTCACCAACCTTCACAATTCCATTCGTGATGATCGATATCTCATTGGTCGTCGACTCCATAACTTTGGCGAGGATTCTGAAGAGAAGCAAATTGATGTGGGGACTCCATTGGAGACACAAAATGCACATTTGTTGGGCACCGGCCATGCAGCAGTGGCTGGTGAAGGATTGCGGCTGAGACGAGTTGTTGGTAACTGA